A region of the Apium graveolens cultivar Ventura chromosome 6, ASM990537v1, whole genome shotgun sequence genome:
tttataaatattaaattttaatatatatatatatataccactTAAGTTTTACAAACAATTCATATCTTGATTCAACATCCTAAATTGTTTAGAatacataattaaaatattaatgaagTACAACTAAATTttaactatttttttaaaaatcccAATACCCTTCAAAATCTAAAAAGCCCCACAAATCACAATCGAACTGGGATTCGATGCTTACACTTGGCTATATAAGAGGTTGAGAAGTAAATGTCTAACGAAGGATTTAATCGAGGTCAAGTTAAAAAATATTAAAGAAGCAAGTTTCTCTCTTTGCAGAAGGTAATATCATATATTATCTTTCTCATACATATATGTACAATTCTTTTGTTAGCCTGCTATTGCTGAGTTAATGGAATAGGAGAGTCGGGTTACCCATTGTTACATATTTCAGAAATCGGAACTAATAAATCGAGATATCGATTTGTGATTTATTGGATGAGTATTGAAAAATCGGATAATATATCGATAATTTGTTGATGATTTAACACACCGGTCAAATATTTTTGATCGATTAATCAACGATTTATCAGGCGGTTTTTACACCGAATATATATTCACATAAAACTTTTAGATGAGATAatatatctatactattatattaaaaacaaAACATTAGAAGTTTGGTTGTTGGTCCTTGGTCACTCGAGATCAAATAAGAATTATAAGGTTCGAATGATAAAAATAACCGTGAtgcattttaaaattattatactAGGGGTCTAAGGTTTGAATTCTAACatcaatatattaaaattatattttacaatatataatgataaaaacaacCGTTATTCGCACAGGTTATATACTGGTATATATTATAGACGGAATGCATCAATCCTTATCGAAAATTAAAGTGCAGGTATCGTCAAAGTGCAAGTGCACTTTACTACATATTATATTCTGTTACTAAAATATTctacattttttttaaatttcagAAGATGGGCCCTATTGCTAAAAGACGTCGAATTGGTGAGCATCTCACCAGGAACGATTTGATCAGTAACTTGCCTGTAGATCTAATAACATATATACTTGAACGTATGCCAATAGAAGATGCTGCAAGAACAAGCATTCTGTCAAAAACATGGAACAACTTATGGCTAAGCCGCAGTAATATAGTCCTGGGAAAATTATTTTTTGATCAGCTGGTCTCTAAACAAGACGTGCAATCTCACCAATCTATAATTTCAGAAGCTGTTAATAAGATTCTTTTAGCTCAGAAAGGCCCCATTGTAAAGTTCAGCTTATTCATCCCTCTAAATATAGATTTACGGCATTGTTACAGATTTTGGATGAGCCTACTGTCCCGTAAAGGAGTTGAGCATTTAGTGCTTTGGAATGATAGGAACAATCCTGTCCACACTATGCCTTATGATATTTTTTCATTTCCCGAGTTGCTTCATCTACGGCTTCTAAACTGCAGACTCGATCCACCCCCAAATTATCGAGGCTTCTGTAACCTCACTTTAGTTTGCCTTATTAAGGTCACATTAACTGCTGACATGTCATTTGGACCTCAACTCAATCATCTGTATTTGGTACAATGTCTTGGAATTCATCATTTGGGCCTCCAATTCACACATGATAATAAAAATCTCAACAAAGTCGTACTCTACAGAGAAAGATTTTTGGAAGTGATGGATGCGGTTATTGATGGTAAAGACATAGTATCCAGCATTAAGGAATGCATTGACATGCACAGGTTTCTTAGCTCCACACCTGACATGGATACTCTTGTACTTAATAGCTTCTGCTTCCGGGTAAGTTGAATCTTCAACATTTTTCCCCTTGGTTTTCATCTTTTGTATCACGTTAATTTTTACATAATATTTATGCTCGTGTCATGTATGTAGGTTATGGATCCAAGGCGAACAATACGGATGGGGGCTATGGAGAAAATGAAAAACCTTGTGTTTTACACTGTCGAATTTTATGATTTGCATCAGATTTTAACTGCGCTGAGCTTAATCAGAAGGTCCCCCAACTTGCAACACCTTAAGATATCAGCGGTGAGTATTTGTATTAGTAGTATTGACAATGCAGCAATCGATCTAGTAAACTATAGACACATTGCCTAAAATACTTCAGAGGGCGTTTGAAAACTTGCATTTTATTTCAAACGAGGGTTTTCAAATGAAAGGATTTGAGTTGTCATTTTAAATTCTCATGTTTATACTAATATTTAAATGTCCTGGATATCAAATGAAATCCATATCCAAATTCCCAAACagcttatttgatcaaatccagaatttcaaatgaaatccagTTTTCCAAACGGGTCGAGTATttgtttctttttctttgttcTACTGATATAGCCAGATTAGGCACCAACTAAATTGATTTTTTTGTAGTAGCACTAATTTTTTGCATGTATGTAGGCATCTGAAGCAAAGAGAGAGAAGCCTGCAGACTTAAGAGTAGAGAGGTATTTGGAATCATCAAATTGCTGGAAATTTGTTTTAAACCAACTCCATACGGTTGAAATAGGTATGGCGGTGTATTCCAGAGCTGAGTTTCTTTTCATAAAACTTTTGCGCGCATGCTCCCCTTCACTTAAAAACTTGCGCTGGCATCCTCACAATGTCTCTTTGAACTTCGCGGGAAAGGGATTAGTATAGGGGTTTGTCTAGTGTGTGCCCATAGGCACATGCTAAGcactaaaatttataatttttgtgCATTTTGATCGGTGTGGAATGGTAGTTTTACGAGCAACTGTAGCAGTACGAAGAGACACTGCTTTAGGCTCAGTAGGGAATGGATGCATGCTCCTTGGAAGTTCTAGTTTTTAAAGGTTGTCCATTCATTTTCTCTGTTTTGTATGTTAAATGACCTATATGGGTAATTCTAGTGGTCTATACTTGAGAATTCTAATACTATTTGATAAGTCTTTCGACTTTGTTCTATATGGTCTCATACATGGAATTGTTGCACTAAGTATGGAAATTTAGTAGTTTGATTGTGAAGTTGGCACCGGTCTGTAATCGTGACATAGTGCAAATCTACTGGATAGAACATAATTATACATAGCTTATAGCAAATACCATTTTTTTTGTTTTGGATCTTCAATTCTCTACGCCGTCTAGATGATAAAATCTTTTCATTTCGGCGATCCACATGTTTcgttaatattttaaaaaaaataaaattttattcattcagt
Encoded here:
- the LOC141664309 gene encoding F-box/FBD/LRR-repeat protein At1g13570-like isoform X1, with protein sequence MGFSHSNPIADAWFRKIKFHTQSSNPQNCFSYPNRKKMGPIAKRRRIGEHLTRNDLISNLPVDLITYILERMPIEDAARTSILSKTWNNLWLSRSNIVLGKLFFDQLVSKQDVQSHQSIISEAVNKILLAQKGPIVKFSLFIPLNIDLRHCYRFWMSLLSRKGVEHLVLWNDRNNPVHTMPYDIFSFPELLHLRLLNCRLDPPPNYRGFCNLTLVCLIKVTLTADMSFGPQLNHLYLVQCLGIHHLGLQFTHDNKNLNKVVLYRERFLEVMDAVIDGKDIVSSIKECIDMHRFLSSTPDMDTLVLNSFCFRVMDPRRTIRMGAMEKMKNLVFYTVEFYDLHQILTALSLIRRSPNLQHLKISAASEAKREKPADLRVERYLESSNCWKFVLNQLHTVEIGMAVYSRAEFLFIKLLRACSPSLKNLRWHPHNVSLNFAGKGLV
- the LOC141664309 gene encoding F-box/FBD/LRR-repeat protein At1g13570-like isoform X2, coding for MSLYRPICSAKSSRVVWFATFWNRKMGPIAKRRRIGEHLTRNDLISNLPVDLITYILERMPIEDAARTSILSKTWNNLWLSRSNIVLGKLFFDQLVSKQDVQSHQSIISEAVNKILLAQKGPIVKFSLFIPLNIDLRHCYRFWMSLLSRKGVEHLVLWNDRNNPVHTMPYDIFSFPELLHLRLLNCRLDPPPNYRGFCNLTLVCLIKVTLTADMSFGPQLNHLYLVQCLGIHHLGLQFTHDNKNLNKVVLYRERFLEVMDAVIDGKDIVSSIKECIDMHRFLSSTPDMDTLVLNSFCFRVMDPRRTIRMGAMEKMKNLVFYTVEFYDLHQILTALSLIRRSPNLQHLKISAASEAKREKPADLRVERYLESSNCWKFVLNQLHTVEIGMAVYSRAEFLFIKLLRACSPSLKNLRWHPHNVSLNFAGKGLV
- the LOC141664309 gene encoding F-box/FBD/LRR-repeat protein At1g13570-like isoform X3; amino-acid sequence: MGPIAKRRRIGEHLTRNDLISNLPVDLITYILERMPIEDAARTSILSKTWNNLWLSRSNIVLGKLFFDQLVSKQDVQSHQSIISEAVNKILLAQKGPIVKFSLFIPLNIDLRHCYRFWMSLLSRKGVEHLVLWNDRNNPVHTMPYDIFSFPELLHLRLLNCRLDPPPNYRGFCNLTLVCLIKVTLTADMSFGPQLNHLYLVQCLGIHHLGLQFTHDNKNLNKVVLYRERFLEVMDAVIDGKDIVSSIKECIDMHRFLSSTPDMDTLVLNSFCFRVMDPRRTIRMGAMEKMKNLVFYTVEFYDLHQILTALSLIRRSPNLQHLKISAASEAKREKPADLRVERYLESSNCWKFVLNQLHTVEIGMAVYSRAEFLFIKLLRACSPSLKNLRWHPHNVSLNFAGKGLV